One segment of uncultured Jannaschia sp. DNA contains the following:
- the aroC gene encoding chorismate synthase, with product MSLNTFGHLFRVTTWGESHGPALGATVDGCPPGVAVRAEDLQVWMDARKPGQSKHTTQRKEADAVEILSGVFEGVSTGTPIQLMIRNTDQRSKDYGEIAEKFRPGHADITYWQKYGVRDYRGGGRSSARETAARVAAGGVARAALAALVPDLRVTGYMTAMGPVDIDRARFDWDEIARNDFWCPDPVAAAKMADHLDWLRKDDHNSVGAIIECVARGVPAGLGAPVYGKLDTDLAAAMMSINAVKGVEIGEGMQAARLTGRDNADEISMGPDGPVYSSNHAGGVLGGISTGQDVVIRFAVKPTSSILSERRTITKSGKDTTIVTKGRHDPCVGIRAVPVAEAMMACVLLDHLLLHRGQVGDAGGRIG from the coding sequence ATGTCCCTGAACACCTTCGGCCACCTGTTCCGCGTCACGACCTGGGGCGAGAGCCACGGCCCGGCTCTCGGTGCGACGGTCGATGGCTGCCCGCCGGGCGTGGCCGTGCGGGCCGAGGACCTCCAGGTGTGGATGGACGCGCGCAAGCCCGGCCAGTCGAAGCACACCACGCAGCGCAAGGAAGCGGATGCCGTCGAGATCCTGTCGGGGGTGTTCGAGGGCGTCAGCACGGGCACGCCGATCCAGCTGATGATCCGCAACACCGACCAGCGGTCGAAGGATTACGGCGAGATCGCCGAGAAATTTCGGCCGGGCCACGCCGACATCACCTACTGGCAGAAATACGGCGTCCGCGATTACCGCGGCGGCGGCCGCAGCAGCGCGCGCGAGACGGCGGCGCGGGTCGCCGCCGGCGGCGTTGCGCGTGCGGCGCTGGCGGCGCTGGTCCCCGACCTTCGGGTCACCGGCTACATGACAGCGATGGGGCCGGTCGATATCGACCGCGCGCGGTTCGACTGGGACGAGATCGCGCGCAACGATTTCTGGTGTCCCGATCCGGTGGCCGCGGCCAAGATGGCCGACCATCTCGACTGGCTGCGGAAGGACGACCACAACTCGGTCGGCGCGATCATCGAATGCGTCGCGCGGGGCGTGCCCGCGGGTCTCGGCGCACCGGTCTACGGCAAGCTCGACACCGACCTCGCGGCGGCGATGATGTCGATCAACGCCGTAAAGGGCGTCGAGATCGGCGAGGGGATGCAGGCCGCGCGCCTGACAGGGCGCGACAATGCCGACGAGATCTCGATGGGGCCGGACGGGCCGGTTTACAGCTCGAACCATGCGGGCGGTGTCCTCGGTGGCATCAGCACCGGGCAGGACGTCGTCATCCGCTTTGCCGTCAAGCCGACATCGTCGATCCTGTCCGAACGGCGCACGATCACCAAGTCGGGCAAGGACACGACCATCGTTACCAAGGGCCGCCACGACCCCTGCGTCGGCATCCGGGCCGTGCCCGTGGCCGAGGCGATGATGGCCTGCGTCCTGCTCGACCATCTGCTTCTGCATCGCGGTCAGGTGGGGGATGCGGGCGGTCGGATCGGCTGA
- a CDS encoding NYN domain-containing protein produces the protein MPSRDRPLYAVLIDADNIPAKYASAVMKEIAGLGEPGLRRVYGDWSSGQLRGWSDKVLELGLVAHQETANTKGKNASDIGLVIDAMDILHGGRFDGFVLVSSDSDFTRLASRIREEGLDVIGIGEGKAPESLRNVCNRFILIENLVDDAPEQDGASKPSKRKAQDALPLILKAMERMDQDDDWYALGAIGSQIVAAVPDFDTRTYGKRKLSDLVGEIKRLETRKEGTQLMVRRVD, from the coding sequence ATGCCTTCGCGCGACCGCCCGCTCTATGCCGTCCTGATCGACGCCGACAACATTCCCGCCAAATACGCCTCGGCCGTGATGAAGGAGATCGCGGGGCTGGGCGAGCCGGGGCTGCGGCGGGTCTACGGCGACTGGTCGAGCGGCCAGTTGCGCGGCTGGTCCGACAAGGTGCTGGAGCTGGGCCTCGTCGCGCATCAGGAGACGGCGAACACCAAGGGCAAGAACGCCTCGGATATCGGGCTGGTGATCGACGCGATGGACATCCTGCATGGCGGCCGGTTCGACGGGTTCGTCCTGGTGTCGTCGGACAGCGACTTCACCCGTCTCGCCTCCCGCATTCGCGAAGAGGGGCTCGACGTGATCGGCATCGGCGAGGGCAAGGCGCCCGAGAGCCTGCGCAACGTCTGCAACCGCTTCATCCTGATCGAGAACCTCGTCGACGACGCCCCCGAGCAGGATGGCGCGAGCAAGCCGTCGAAGCGCAAGGCGCAGGACGCGCTGCCGCTGATCCTCAAGGCGATGGAGCGGATGGATCAGGACGACGACTGGTACGCGCTGGGCGCGATCGGATCGCAGATCGTCGCGGCGGTCCCGGATTTCGATACGCGGACCTACGGCAAGCGGAAGCTCTCGGACCTCGTGGGCGAAATCAAGCGGCTGGAGACGCGCAAGGAGGGTACGCAGCTCATGGTCCGTCGCGTCGATTGA
- a CDS encoding S-(hydroxymethyl)glutathione dehydrogenase/class III alcohol dehydrogenase: MRTKAAVAIAAGQPLEIMDVNLDGPREGEVLVEIKATGICHTDEFTLSGADPEGLFPAILGHEGAGVVVDVGPGVTSLKKGDHVIPLYTPECRTCEYCLNPKTNLCQRVRATQGQGLMPDGTSRFSTLDGDPILHYMGCSTFANHTVLPEIALAKVRPDAPFDKICYIGCGVTTGIGAVINTAKVEIGSTAIVFGLGGIGLNVIQGLRLAGADQIVGVDLNADKKPMAERFGMTDFVNPAEVDGDLVAHLVELTGGGADYTFDATGNVEVMRTALESAHKGWGESVIIGVAPSGAEIATRPFQLVTGRVWRGTAFGGARGRTDVPKIVDWYMDGKIEIDPMITHTMPLSDINKGFDLMHAGESIRSVVVY, translated from the coding sequence ATGCGCACGAAAGCCGCCGTCGCCATCGCCGCGGGCCAGCCGCTCGAGATCATGGACGTCAATCTGGACGGCCCCCGCGAGGGCGAGGTGCTGGTCGAGATCAAGGCGACCGGCATCTGCCACACCGATGAATTCACCCTGTCGGGCGCGGACCCCGAGGGGCTGTTCCCGGCGATCCTGGGGCACGAGGGGGCGGGCGTCGTGGTCGATGTCGGCCCGGGCGTGACCTCGCTCAAGAAGGGCGATCACGTCATCCCGCTCTACACGCCGGAATGCCGGACCTGCGAATATTGCCTGAACCCCAAGACCAACCTCTGCCAGCGCGTGCGTGCGACCCAGGGCCAGGGGTTGATGCCCGACGGCACCTCGCGGTTCTCGACGCTCGATGGCGATCCGATCCTGCACTACATGGGCTGCTCGACCTTCGCCAATCACACCGTCCTGCCCGAGATCGCGCTGGCCAAGGTTCGCCCGGACGCGCCCTTCGACAAGATCTGTTACATCGGCTGCGGCGTCACCACGGGCATCGGCGCCGTCATCAACACCGCCAAGGTCGAGATCGGGTCGACGGCCATCGTCTTCGGCCTCGGCGGGATCGGGCTGAACGTCATCCAGGGCCTGCGACTGGCGGGCGCCGACCAGATCGTCGGCGTCGACCTCAATGCCGACAAGAAACCGATGGCCGAGCGCTTCGGCATGACCGATTTCGTGAACCCTGCCGAGGTCGATGGCGACCTCGTGGCGCATCTGGTCGAGCTGACCGGCGGCGGCGCGGATTACACCTTCGACGCGACCGGCAATGTGGAGGTGATGCGCACCGCGCTGGAATCGGCGCATAAGGGCTGGGGTGAAAGCGTCATCATCGGCGTCGCCCCTTCGGGAGCCGAAATCGCGACCCGGCCCTTCCAGCTTGTCACGGGGCGCGTCTGGCGCGGCACGGCTTTCGGCGGCGCGCGCGGCCGCACGGACGTGCCGAAGATCGTCGATTGGTACATGGACGGGAAGATCGAGATCGACCCGATGATCACCCACACGATGCCCCTGTCGGACATCAACAAGGGCTTCGACCTGATGCATGCCGGCGAGAGTATCCGCAGCGTCGTGGTATACTGA
- a CDS encoding I78 family peptidase inhibitor: protein MRRTIPFLFLLAACQLEAESDDPCRAGEYGALVGANIAAVSLPADLNHRVVGPDTAVTMDFVPDRLNVLVDRQGRIFGLRCG, encoded by the coding sequence ATGCGACGCACGATCCCGTTCCTGTTCCTTCTGGCCGCCTGCCAGCTGGAGGCCGAGTCCGACGATCCCTGCCGCGCCGGCGAGTATGGCGCGCTGGTGGGGGCCAATATCGCGGCGGTCAGCTTGCCCGCGGACCTGAACCACCGTGTCGTCGGGCCGGACACGGCCGTCACGATGGATTTCGTGCCTGACCGGCTGAACGTGCTGGTCGACCGGCAGGGGCGGATCTTCGGGCTGCGCTGCGGCTGA